The genomic segment GTACTCAGTCCTGTTCGTGAGAGACTTACTCTGTGATTGTaccctgaaaacaaaatatataaaacctAATTAAAGGCCTAGAAGGACCAATGGAAACAAACAGTGCTCTTTGCTGTGACACTTGAGACAAGGACAGTTTCATGctattgaaagaaaaaaaattacatttttccgCAATACAGCTTCAGCTCAAACAAATTCCAGTCTGTGGTGTTGAGATACtataaaatgcattattcagTGTCTTCTCTCACCTGATGTCTGAAAGTGGAGGAAATGTATGTTTGCTGTCGACGACTGAGTAtcttattaattaatttttgtcACAGCGCTGACTTTTAGTATGCAGTTCCACCTTGGTCCTTGCATTGTAGTTGTTGTTTCAGCTGTTTACCTTTGAGTGTTCgaggtcacagacacacaaaacgttgattttttttttttctttcaaatatttattttttttaaatatgtacatttgtataaaaaaaaaatcataacagGAAAATGCCAATGTGAATTCAAAATCAATTCAGGATTTAAGGTTTTCATCCACACACTTGTCTTGGTATTAATAAACAGAACCAATTCCCTTACACAAAGGTATCACAACTAAGACGCATTCTACCGAATTTGGTTTGTCATGTTTGCTTTTCACCCATTTTCTGTGATTCTTTTGTACCCAGGCAACAATAACTCTAAAAATAATAGCAAAATTACCTTTCATCAATTTAATACCTGAAACATAACAATCACAAATATTGCTTAATCCAAAACTTCAGcaactttttctttaattcaatGGGCGCTGTCAAGATGGAGAAAAGTTAACTTAGAAAGTcgtttgaaaaaatgttttttcgaCTTTTCCCACATCAcgattaagttgttttttttacctgaactgaaatataaaaaagacaaacaaacccaccttaaaaaaaataaaaataaaataaaataatttagtcTATGTTGCAACTGCACTCTGCTTGACAAGCATTTTCTGTCGAGCACCTTTAGTTGCTGAAGAATCAAGTCCAGCCACCCCTCCTGAAGTGTTTGGAAATCCGTGAGCAGCTACGTATTTACGATACGCTTCTCGAATGATGCGGAAGGCTCGTGTGTTAGCGTACGGTATATCAGTGACCGGGTCTCTGTACAGCGCAGCCTTGTGAGTGACGGGACAAACTTCCTGCACAGGAAGCTGAGGACTTCCCTGTGCACTGAATGGAAAAGCTGCCTCAAAGGCCTCGTCATCACTGAATGTTATGTAGGTACGGGAGCACAACCCTCCAGCAGGCTGCTGAGAAGGTGTGGTAGGATTCTGCGGTGCAGTCTGTGGAACATCCTGATCCAACCTTcgaaaaatgataaaataacaaaaattgcATATCAGGCATATTACATATGTATAGTTCAATCATTTGAGCtaatagcagaaaaaaataatttttgacaGCGGAAGAACTGGAAGAACTGCTAATCTAGCCATGCAATGCTTGGGTTGTAAAAATTGGTACACTACAAAAAATTCACAGAGGTAGCCTGGCCACCATGAAGAATCATAGCATGAGATCATACATACCCTTCAACATCTACGTTTTCTTCTTTTAGTACTGAATGAGAGACAAGGGGCATCAGGACTGAATGGTAACGGATAGTTGGTCCTTCAAAACGCCGCTTCTTGTGAACTTGTTTCTTCTTGTCTGCCTCCAGACGTTCAtagttttctaaaaaaaaaaaacaaaaaaaacaaacaaacaaaacaaatcaaaaaacaatcacaccaccaaacctctctctctcgctacataaatatacatatatttatgaTGCAGAACATTTTGGTGCGAGGCCTCTTTTGGTCTTACCTAGTGATCGAATATTGATCTCAGCTGTTATCTTGGCCTCAGCCAGCAGTTCTTCCTGGGTAAGAGGCCGGTCACGGTGGGCCCCTCTCCGTCTCCGAGGGGCATCCTGACGCTCTTGCAAGCGCAGATTGGTCTTTCGGGTGTGTTCACTCGTAGACTGTCGCACAGACTTCCGagctaaaaaataaagacaaaggcTTGTGTTCCAAAAAATCTCACACtccattttattgtgtttattacatGGCAGAATGTGTGTTAAAACAACTAGAGTATTTTAGATCATTTATGTGAAAGTATCTGacaacagtgttgttttttgggggagggTTGTAGCAATCTTACTTTCACTAAAATCTTGGAATTCTTGTGGAATCCTCCTTTTCAGCTCAACTTTAGTTTTCTCAGTCTTCTTCAGTTCCTCTGAGGGTCTCTTCGGTTTAGGTTTTGCTACTTTAATAGGTTCCTTTAGTTACACACAAAATACCAAATTACACATAAATAACTAACCAGCAAATAAGTCTCAAATTTCcccaacagcaaaaacaaagggCTTGCAATTGTAATGTGATCTTATTCTAATATGTGGTGGCAAGGCTAAATCTTTATCCCCCTATGGCTGCTATTAAGGGACTTGTGCTTAGCAAATAGTGGCTGCAGTAGATTCACAGCatccacagtaaaaaaaaatatgtcacagaattatgcagagaaaaaaaaaaaaaaacaaaaacaagcaggtaTCTAAAAGCTATTACATTTGGTTTCAGAGGAAAAGGCAATTTCCATACCTAtgcaatgaataaaaaagaaatactctCATGTCACAAAAATTTTATGCTGCACTAGAACTTAAAATGTCTCTTGGGCATGAATATAGAATTATTATGCTTGACAGCTGCTAAACGAACTGTCACTACCTTATAAGCTTTGGTGACAACTCGACTTTTCCGTCGCGGCGCATCTTCCTCCTGATCGCTGTCTGGCTCATCTCCCTCATCAATGTCAAAGTCACTGTCCACCTCGTCCTCTGTGTCTGAATGTTCTCCATGATACTCATCATCTCCCGAttcctgaaagaaaacaaattggCATACAATTTTAGCCTAAAGTGTTTGCAAAAGCAGCTCacagtgtgttttcctgttaataaAAAGGAGTTATAAAGGAGCTACTACTATCAGGCTCATGTTGTGAACACTTTATGTGCTTGAAGTCCACAAAGAGAAACCTGGATCCTTTTAAGATAGAGTTGCTGTTGTTTGTAGCTATGCAAGAATACTGACATTGATTATGttataaaaacagaatgagaCACATTCCGTAGCTCAGAGGAAGACAAATTAGAGGCAAGCACTGAATGGCAAATTGACAGAAAACGTGTACAAATTTATGTAACTGTACTGACACAATCATGACAATATATGCCAATACAAAGAAACTGCaatgaagaacaacaaaactagTTGTAAGTTAAATACTCACAATGATTGACATTATATATTGAACATTTTTAAGTATGTCAGCAGATATGATAACACGACTGTATCAAGTGCCAAGAGAACTGAAATGATGATTGTCACGACTAATATCAgagctgcattcattcattcggTTTCTACCGCTTATGTTTCCAGGTCACGTGGtatgctgaagccaatccctgctcacattggggagctgggattggcaggGTAcgacctggacaggtcaccagtccatcacagggccaacacacagagacagacagagaccaacaaccacctATACTCacacctacgggcaatttagagtcaccagttgcCAAACTgacctaaacatgcatgcctGTGGATGGCGGGAGGAAGGCACTGTACTGCCAACTGCCAAAACAGCCAATACCAAATACCGCTTCACAAACTGACTCTTGACACAACAGCTTTTTGAAGAAACGTATTTGCACTGTACTTTGGAAAGCCACAAAATCAAATAACAGCATGTAATTCTTTATCAAAGTTAATAGCTTGAAGCTTTTATTCTATTTTGGAGTCTAATGAGACATACAGTTAGTTAGACTTGTGCCAGTTTGCTAGTTACACACGACTAAATCAAATGCAATTAAAGCTAACTTCATTAAGATATTATTGAAATTGAGAGAAACATTGATTAATCTCACATCATGGGATGGAGTCAAATATGTTTCTTATGTTTTGCCCCTCAATATAAATATCAATAATGTCAAGAGTAAGCCTTTAAAAAACGATCGTAGCCTGAAGATTTTAATAACCATACCTAGTTTATGATCACTCTCCTAGTTCCCATGCctttaacagaaaaaactgaCCGGCTCCGCTAGTTTAGTCTTAATAATCGTGTAGTCGACCCACACAA from the Echeneis naucrates chromosome 11, fEcheNa1.1, whole genome shotgun sequence genome contains:
- the vps72a gene encoding vacuolar protein sorting 72 homolog a isoform X1, with product MSLAVGREPRKTAGNRMSKLLDAEEEDEFYKTTYGGFNDESGDDEYHGEHSDTEDEVDSDFDIDEGDEPDSDQEEDAPRRKSRVVTKAYKEPIKVAKPKPKRPSEELKKTEKTKVELKRRIPQEFQDFSETRKSVRQSTSEHTRKTNLRLQERQDAPRRRRGAHRDRPLTQEELLAEAKITAEINIRSLENYERLEADKKKQVHKKRRFEGPTIRYHSVLMPLVSHSVLKEENVDVEGLDQDVPQTAPQNPTTPSQQPAGGLCSRTYITFSDDEAFEAAFPFSAQGSPQLPVQEVCPVTHKAALYRDPVTDIPYANTRAFRIIREAYRKYVAAHGFPNTSGGVAGLDSSATKGARQKMLVKQSAVAT
- the vps72a gene encoding vacuolar protein sorting 72 homolog a isoform X2, encoding MSLAVGREPRKTAGNRMSKLLDAEEEDEFYKTTYGGFNDESGDDEYHGEHSDTEDEVDSDFDIDEGDEPDSDQEEDAPRRKSRVVTKAYKEPIKVAKPKPKRPSEELKKTEKTKVELKRRIPQEFQDFTRKSVRQSTSEHTRKTNLRLQERQDAPRRRRGAHRDRPLTQEELLAEAKITAEINIRSLENYERLEADKKKQVHKKRRFEGPTIRYHSVLMPLVSHSVLKEENVDVEGLDQDVPQTAPQNPTTPSQQPAGGLCSRTYITFSDDEAFEAAFPFSAQGSPQLPVQEVCPVTHKAALYRDPVTDIPYANTRAFRIIREAYRKYVAAHGFPNTSGGVAGLDSSATKGARQKMLVKQSAVAT